CCGGGCAGAGGCCCGTGCCTCGAGCCCATTGGTGCGACCTCCCTCCGCCCCGCCTTCCCGACAACCCCGTGGCCAGCGGTTCGTGCCGCGTCCTGCGCAGCCCCTGCCGGGTTTGGCGCAGCGGCGCGGGGGCCGGACGCCTCTTCGCAATTCGGTGCGCACGCAAGGCAGGGAGGATCCGAGTGAGGACGTGCGAGAGGAGGGGAGGCCGACCACCCGGGCCCCGAGCCTGGAAAGGCAAGTGGGGGTGCTCTGGACGCGGGCGGTGGCCCCCACTCTCGACCAGCGTACGACCCGCGCCCAGCCCCTGGCATCCTGGCGAGGAGGCGGAGGCGGCGAACGGGTCCGGGCCGGCTCCGGAGAGAGGTGCGCAGCTCCGGGGGACGCCTGCGCGGAGGCTGCGGCAGCGACGGGCTGGGGCCCGGCCCAGGGTCCAGGGGTGGCCTGAGAGgctccctgggctcctggggaaGCGATCCACGCCGGCCTCTCCCCAGCCTGCTTTCCGGGAGAGGGCGGTGGGGGAGGCTGCTCCGGGAGAAATGGCGGAGCCCTGAGCCGGGGCTGGGATGGAGGGCGCCGGGGCGGGGGCGTTGGCTTCTCCGGGCCCTGATTCTGGAAAGGGGCCTGTTGGGCCCCGCGTCCTTGGTGCTGTCCCTTCCCATTGGTGCCAGTCTCCCGTCTGCGCGGTAGCAAAAGGGGTACTGACTGGGTAGATTAAGAAGACACCAAAATGAGgggcagcccggtggctcaggcggttggagcgctgTACTCCTATCGCCGAGGtggcgggttcgattcccacatgggccagtgagctgcgccctcgaCAGCCAAGATTGTCAACAGTGGCTGCgcttgacctggagctgggccCCGGGCATGAGCGGCTCCAGCTGggaggctcataataccaacatgggccagggagctgagtcctacacaactagactgagaaacaacagcttgaaccggagttgggggtggggagggaaaaaaggaggggggaaacACCAAAATGAAATGTGTGCCTTTCTTTTAAGACAGCAGTTTTATTGCCTTGCATATTTAGATCTTACACCCAATTAAGTGCAAGCACATGGCGGGGTGAGGAACCCATCAACAATGACAGGAAGGGTCCATGGAAATAAAGAGTGCGCTGTTAGTCCACCTTTGTCCTTGGGGAATCTGTCTTCTCAGACATCCCAGCCCACTTTAATATGTTGAGATACTGGGGGGCGGTGGTTCAGAATAGAGGGGAAGGTTTTGGAAAAAGCAATTTAGAACGCATGAAGTCATTCTGCTTCTTTGCTTCCTGGTTCTGGAAACCTAAACATCATCATCTCCATCCTCCCAGCACAGTCCCTGTCATTTCGGTGCAGAGGTAGTCCCACAGATGTTGTGGAGTTCCTGAGGGTGGATACCTGAGGAACCATGGGAGctgggagacttttttttttttttttttttggcttatttccTGATCCTTGAAAAGCAAATGTTAGGAACTGAATTCTGGGTATCTGCCCATTAATTAACCTGATCTTTTTTCTACCGTTATCAACATAATTTCCTGGTGTTTGGCTGAATGCCCCTCCCTCTTTCTGTAGGGAGTGACTCTTCTGCAGCTAGAGGACTGTTCTTTGGTGGTTAGGACTGCATCTCCAGAGGTCCCCTGCTGCGAGGACTGGCCGGCATAGGTGGTGAATGAGGTAGGATCTATGCATgcatggagaagaggaaaaggtagGGTCATGCAGGGGTGCTGTGGAAATAACCGTCCCCATTATCATTACTGCCTGCTTTCTAAATACAGTTGCGTATTTTCCACTACCCACTCTGGCGCCTCATTTTTGTTCAGGGAGAGAGATGTGGCCTCTGCTGGGAAAATGACTGACTTCAGAGTTGGGAGGTGTAAGTAGACAAGCTGCAGGTCTTAGGGGAATGGAGGGGGAGTCATTTGGGAGGAGCAGACAGGTGGGAGACGTTTAACATGACCTTGAACTTACGAAAGCATGTTTTGACACTTGTCATGAATGTTGGGCCCGCTCAGTCTCCTCTGTTTCCCTTCCTTGGCCTTTCTGTCTGTCTATAGGTTTGTTCCTTTGTAGGTTCCTGTTGAAATCTGTAGGTAGCTGTTCGCTTTGAATGTAATTAAGAAAGAGGACGAAAACTATCCATTTGGATCCAAGGTGAGTGTGAGCATGAGCACCCCTCTTGAGTGGGGACGGGAATTGGCTGTTGGCACGTCGGTTTAGGCCAGATCATATCTAGGAGCCATTGTTTTCCAATATTCTAGACACCTCTGCCCTCCCATTTGCGTATAGGAAATGGGTGTGGGGTGAGCCAGGATTGTGCCTATGGGGTAAttgatagatacccaggaaatGGGGAGGGAAGCCCTGAGGAGGACCAAGGAGGCCAGAGTCGTTCCACAGTTGACCCTTCAAcgacacgggtttgaactgcgcGGGTCCACTtacacgtggatttttttttcatgtgaccACAGTTCAGTGGACCCACGCAGTTGTACTGACTGCAGTTCAAACCCTCATTGTTCAAGGTTCAGCTCTGTGGTTGGGAATCCACATGTGCTGAGGGCCGACTTTAGTTGTCTATGGGTTTTCCGCTGCACGCGAGGTTAGCATCTCTAACCCGCGTGTCGACcccaagggtcaactgtataaccAGAGCTCTAGATTTGAAAAAGGGCAGGCATTGGGTTTAGAAAGCAGAGTGCGTGTCTGCCTAGCAAAACTCAGAATTCCAATCCCTCCTGTGTTTTTGTCCTTAGGTCTGCCTGTGATTTCAGCTGTAGGGCTTATCAACACTGGAagcaaggaaggaggaggaaattgCACCAGATCAGTCAGGTTGGTGTGCGGCCTCCCTGGATAGACCTGTAGAGTGTAGTGGTGTATATACCAAGGGGGCTGGGCATGCCTTAGCCTCTCTCCCTTTCAGCAAGCTTTCCCACCATCCCTGCTACTATTCAATGCAGAGAAAAGAGTGTAGTAATGCCCGGGCAGGACACTGTTGGGCGTTAGTGGGAGTGTGGAAGGGATAAAACGAGGTAACAGTTTTCTGCGATTCCACTTCTCCGACCACACAGTGCATGTCTACTCTGTCATGTCCTGTGTGGCTGCCTGCATAGATGGAAGAGATTCAAagcccatttctttcttccccctcagGTCCATCTCCAGCGGTGGCTGTGGAGGCCTTGGAGTGGCGGAAGATTACCACTCTCAACAGATCTGCTCTCAGGACCCATCACCTTCCCTCGGCCTGAGTGCCTCTGCCCTCTGTCCGTATCAGTGACAGAGGCTGTGTGTTTGGCAAGGGGACTGCATGCCTGCTGAACCGACAGTTGACTCTAACTCTTGCTACAAAGTTTCTCTCTGACCCAGTGAAAGAGTGTCAAGACATCTGCCTGGGACAGGTTGAGAGCCAAGGCCAAGACTGTATAGGGCTACCTATATAACTGGGCTTCAGCCATGACTCGGAGTAGAAATAAGGCCAAAACTGCAAAAAAGGCTGGTGTAGAAGCCGAAGCAAAGAGAGAGGCTGCTGGTGTAGTCAGGCCTGGAGCCAAGACCCCGGGCAAAGCAGGAGCCAAGGCAGGGTCTCAGGCAGATTCAGTGGCAGAGACGAAGGCAGTGTCTAAGAACAAGGTTGTAATTGAGATGAAAGAAGGATCCCTGGCAAATTTCAGTCCCAAAGCTGAAGATGCGGCCACTGGAGTATCTCGGTTTCGTTGTGTGGCTGAGGCTAGTGTAGAGTCCAGGTCCATGCGTAAAGATAAGGCTGGTATTGGTGCctgctcctgggctggggaggagaccAGTGTTGGTTCCGGGTTCTGGACTGGAGAAGAGACTGGTAATCGTTCCAGGGCTAAGGATGAAGAGAGAGCTGATCCTGGTCCCCCGTCCTGTGCTGGGAAGCTGGAGCCTGTGGTGGCCGGGGCTAGCTGCAAGGCTAGGCCAggggctgaggaggaggaggaagagaacgTTATCGGGAACTGGTTTTGGGATGGAGACGAAACTAGTTTTGACCCTAATCCGAGACCCGTGAGTAAGATAGTTAGGCCCCAGCCTGTGgatgaaattaatgaaaagaatagGCCCAAGGACTGGTCTGAGGTCACTATCTGGCCCAAAGCCCCTGCTGTAACCCCAGCAGTGTTAGGATTTAGATCCCAAGTCCCGTCTGAGACAAGGCCTCCTTCATATATTGTCCTGGCCTCAGCTGAGGAGAATGCTCATTCTTTGCCTGTGGCAGCAGTGTGCTCTTCCATGAGCACTCCTCCATGCTCACAGCCTATCCCTGAGTGCCCATTTGGTTCTGACCCTTGCATTCAGACCATAGAGGAGATTAGACGCCAAATCAGGTTCAGGGAGGCGAATGGGATTAAGCCATTTGCTTGCCCTTGCAAAATGGAATGCTACATGAATTCTGAGGAATTTGAAAAACTTGTTACCTTACTTAAGTCAACTACTGATCCTCTCATTCATAAAATAGCTCAAATTGCAATGGGGGTCATTCATGTTCATCCATTTGCCCAAGAGTTCATCAATGAGGTGGGTGTGGTGACGCTTATTGAAAGCTTGCtcagttttccttcctctgaaatGAGGAAAAAGGCCGTAATTACTCTGAATCCCCCTTCTGGGGATGAAAGACAGCGCAAGGTTGAATTACACGTCAAGCATATGTGTGAGGAAACGGCGTGTTTTCCCTTGAACTCACCCGGACAGCAGTCTGGATTAAAGATACTAGGGCAACTGACTGCTGACTCTAACCATCACCGTATTGTT
This is a stretch of genomic DNA from Rhinolophus ferrumequinum isolate MPI-CBG mRhiFer1 unplaced genomic scaffold, mRhiFer1_v1.p scaffold_19_arrow_ctg1, whole genome shotgun sequence. It encodes these proteins:
- the LOC117019954 gene encoding protein BHLHb9-like — encoded protein: MTRSRNKAKTAKKAGVEAEAKREAAGVVRPGAKTPGKAGAKAGSQADSVAETKAVSKNKVVIEMKEGSLANFSPKAEDAATGVSRFRCVAEASVESRSMRKDKAGIGACSWAGEETSVGSGFWTGEETGNRSRAKDEERADPGPPSCAGKLEPVVAGASCKARPGAEEEEEENVIGNWFWDGDETSFDPNPRPVSKIVRPQPVDEINEKNRPKDWSEVTIWPKAPAVTPAVLGFRSQVPSETRPPSYIVLASAEENAHSLPVAAVCSSMSTPPCSQPIPECPFGSDPCIQTIEEIRRQIRFREANGIKPFACPCKMECYMNSEEFEKLVTLLKSTTDPLIHKIAQIAMGVIHVHPFAQEFINEVGVVTLIESLLSFPSSEMRKKAVITLNPPSGDERQRKVELHVKHMCEETACFPLNSPGQQSGLKILGQLTADSNHHRIVASYFSELFRVLSLGNRKTRNLVLKVLLNLSENPAAARDMINTEALAALKLIFNQKEAKANLVSAVAIFINIKEHIRKGSIVVVDHLSYNTLMAIFREVKVIIETM